In Ruania zhangjianzhongii, the following proteins share a genomic window:
- a CDS encoding TrmH family RNA methyltransferase has translation MANPRADRVRAVAALARASVRTRRGQFRVEGPQAVREAVRFAPELVRDVYLSVAAAQRYPEITDDASTAGVHTHLCSPDVLTAMSPDAQGVLAVARPDEAAAADLFSSGRPPQLLAALAQVRDPGNAGTVIRAADAAGADGVLLSAGSVDRHNPKVVRSTAGSLFHLPVIPGVDLAEATAAARSAGMQVLAADGAGQTGLDDADLARPTLWVFGNEAHGLGAAERELADAVVRIPIHGHAESLNLAMAATVCLYSSARALQAS, from the coding sequence ATGGCGAACCCGCGCGCAGACCGGGTGCGGGCGGTGGCAGCGCTCGCGCGCGCCTCGGTGCGGACCCGGCGCGGTCAGTTCCGGGTGGAGGGCCCACAAGCGGTGCGCGAGGCGGTGCGCTTCGCGCCGGAGCTGGTGCGCGACGTGTACCTGAGCGTCGCCGCCGCACAGCGCTACCCGGAGATCACCGACGACGCCAGCACGGCGGGCGTGCATACCCACCTGTGCTCTCCGGACGTGCTCACCGCGATGAGCCCGGACGCTCAGGGCGTGCTCGCGGTTGCCCGACCCGATGAAGCCGCGGCCGCCGACCTGTTCTCCAGCGGCCGGCCGCCACAGCTGCTCGCCGCGCTGGCCCAGGTCCGCGACCCGGGCAATGCCGGCACCGTGATCCGCGCGGCCGACGCCGCCGGCGCCGACGGAGTCCTCCTCTCGGCCGGCAGCGTCGACCGCCACAACCCGAAGGTGGTGCGCTCCACCGCTGGTTCGCTGTTCCACCTGCCGGTGATCCCCGGCGTGGACCTGGCCGAGGCCACCGCGGCAGCGCGGAGCGCCGGGATGCAGGTGCTCGCCGCCGATGGTGCCGGCCAGACCGGCCTCGACGATGCTGATCTCGCCCGGCCGACGCTGTGGGTGTTCGGGAACGAGGCGCACGGCCTGGGTGCGGCCGAACGGGAGCTGGCGGACGCCGTCGTGCGTATCCCGATCCACGGCCACGCCGAGTCTCTCAACCTGGCGATGGCGGCCACCGTGTGCCTGTACTCCTCAGCGCGGGCGCTGCAGGCCTCGTGA
- a CDS encoding TetR family transcriptional regulator, with product MDDVHLTTGVRRGAPPRGQRLTRAAVIERATALIATDGLAHFSLRRLAQSLGVRPNALYNHVRSRDDLLDGVTEQFVGGLRLPTGVPDWPDWIRTAAIDLRRQLGQRTGLTALALDRAGGTTAGPQLLGEFIERLVAAGVDRAVAHLAWHVMLTVVVGSLEPERSAAPAGEATFEAVLDLALTGIVRAAAEPPSAQARALLAAHAPLR from the coding sequence ATGGACGATGTTCATTTGACAACGGGGGTGCGACGCGGCGCTCCGCCCCGGGGGCAGCGACTGACGCGCGCAGCCGTGATCGAGCGTGCCACCGCCCTGATCGCCACGGACGGTCTGGCCCACTTCAGCCTCCGCCGGCTCGCTCAGTCCCTGGGCGTGCGGCCGAATGCGCTGTACAACCATGTGCGCAGCCGAGACGACCTGCTCGATGGGGTGACCGAACAGTTCGTCGGCGGACTTCGCCTGCCGACCGGCGTGCCGGACTGGCCGGACTGGATCCGCACGGCAGCAATCGACCTGAGACGCCAGCTGGGGCAACGCACCGGACTGACCGCACTCGCCCTGGACCGTGCCGGGGGGACGACGGCAGGGCCACAGCTGCTCGGGGAGTTCATCGAGAGGCTGGTTGCGGCCGGCGTGGACCGGGCGGTGGCTCATCTGGCCTGGCACGTCATGCTCACCGTGGTGGTCGGTTCGCTGGAGCCGGAACGGTCAGCTGCCCCGGCCGGTGAGGCGACGTTCGAGGCCGTGCTGGACCTGGCGCTCACCGGGATCGTCCGGGCTGCAGCTGAGCCACCGTCGGCGCAGGCGAGGGCCCTGCTGGCGGCGCACGCACCGCTTCGTTGA
- a CDS encoding DUF6176 family protein, whose product MPTSVPEGMRLELSRARVLPGREEQLGEWMQMLHERYAECQEALPAERAAFEATFSHTEADGSVWMYHLTLVGDGGSGLDTSNPVDAAHEAWAREVKERGWEELTPMFLLAPPHILDALATFGRTGT is encoded by the coding sequence ATGCCTACCTCCGTGCCCGAGGGGATGCGGCTAGAGCTCTCCCGCGCCCGCGTCCTGCCCGGCCGGGAGGAGCAGCTCGGCGAGTGGATGCAGATGCTGCACGAGCGCTACGCGGAGTGCCAGGAGGCGCTACCGGCCGAACGCGCCGCGTTCGAGGCGACCTTCTCGCATACCGAGGCAGATGGCTCGGTGTGGATGTATCACCTCACCCTGGTCGGCGACGGCGGCTCCGGGCTGGACACGTCGAACCCGGTGGACGCTGCGCACGAAGCGTGGGCCCGAGAAGTGAAGGAGCGCGGCTGGGAGGAACTCACCCCGATGTTCCTGCTCGCCCCGCCGCACATCCTGGATGCGCTGGCCACATTCGGACGGACCGGAACCTGA
- a CDS encoding DUF1772 domain-containing protein, whose protein sequence is MSAADLLMVAALVLPGFTACAEFGSYAFVHPVIRRLPTEHHVAVEKGLVRTFGRFMPVAMPLSLAVLIGWASVSGVGALSWGAVGLWSLGLATTIAVNVGINARTARVQTGEMSAAAWLAMRTRWEVFQGVRSWAFLLAFILVCVAAAGR, encoded by the coding sequence ATGAGCGCCGCAGACCTGCTCATGGTCGCGGCGCTGGTGCTACCCGGATTCACCGCATGCGCCGAGTTCGGCTCCTATGCGTTCGTGCACCCGGTGATCCGCCGTCTGCCTACGGAGCACCACGTCGCGGTGGAGAAAGGTCTGGTGCGCACGTTCGGCCGGTTCATGCCGGTGGCGATGCCACTGTCCCTGGCAGTGCTCATCGGCTGGGCGAGCGTGTCCGGGGTAGGCGCACTGTCCTGGGGCGCGGTCGGGCTCTGGTCCCTCGGCCTGGCCACCACGATCGCCGTGAACGTCGGCATCAACGCCCGGACCGCCCGTGTCCAGACCGGGGAGATGTCCGCCGCGGCGTGGCTGGCGATGCGGACCAGGTGGGAGGTCTTCCAGGGGGTCCGGTCCTGGGCGTTCCTGCTGGCGTTCATCCTCGTCTGCGTGGCCGCCGCCGGCCGATGA
- a CDS encoding nitroreductase/quinone reductase family protein, with product MTDVDTAYFTRWERMMRPSTLMNAVPTLVLRTPLLHQVMSGRYLLLTFTGRSTGRRYRTPVAYRQTSDGIVFSTDSPWWRNLATQPAVGLLLRGRLRQGIAHRISAAGEAATQLGYLVAEVPGYRQAAGLRAQPDGTVATTELTRAVVEDRHVFTVQVLA from the coding sequence GTGACTGATGTTGACACCGCCTACTTTACTCGATGGGAGCGCATGATGCGGCCGAGCACGCTGATGAACGCAGTACCTACTCTGGTGCTGCGCACTCCCCTGCTGCACCAGGTGATGAGCGGGAGGTATCTGCTGCTGACGTTCACCGGGCGCAGCACCGGCCGCCGGTACCGCACTCCGGTGGCCTATCGGCAGACCTCCGACGGCATCGTGTTCAGCACCGACTCGCCCTGGTGGCGCAATCTGGCCACGCAGCCGGCGGTCGGACTGCTGTTGCGGGGGCGGCTGCGTCAGGGCATCGCGCACCGGATCAGCGCGGCCGGCGAGGCGGCTACTCAGCTCGGCTACCTCGTGGCAGAGGTGCCCGGGTACCGACAGGCAGCCGGGCTGCGGGCACAGCCGGACGGCACAGTCGCCACCACCGAGCTGACCCGCGCCGTGGTCGAGGACCGCCACGTGTTCACCGTGCAGGTGCTGGCATGA
- a CDS encoding TetR/AcrR family transcriptional regulator, producing the protein MSTSAYHHGDLRNTLLDAAERIIDADVTRTFSLRELAREAGVSHAAPYKHFASQAELVAELARRWMADFVTVQEAAVAGADARADLLAAGQAYVGWAADHPSRFTIIFDPALNTGTGAGDLAADATRHEALLRGLVAAAIEVAALTGPPEVAARRLWALVHGLATLVILGHVARADVLEVLQSALMPA; encoded by the coding sequence GTGTCAACATCGGCGTATCACCATGGCGACCTCCGGAATACCCTGCTCGATGCCGCCGAGCGGATCATCGACGCCGACGTCACCCGCACGTTCAGCCTCCGCGAGCTGGCTCGGGAAGCCGGCGTCAGCCATGCCGCGCCGTACAAGCACTTCGCCTCCCAGGCCGAGCTGGTTGCCGAGCTGGCGCGGCGCTGGATGGCCGACTTCGTCACTGTCCAGGAAGCAGCAGTCGCAGGTGCGGATGCTCGGGCAGACCTGCTCGCCGCCGGCCAGGCCTACGTCGGCTGGGCGGCCGACCATCCCTCCCGGTTCACGATCATCTTCGATCCGGCACTGAACACTGGCACCGGCGCCGGAGACCTGGCCGCCGACGCCACCCGGCATGAAGCCCTGCTGCGAGGACTCGTCGCAGCCGCCATCGAGGTTGCGGCGCTCACCGGCCCGCCCGAGGTAGCCGCGCGCCGGCTGTGGGCGCTGGTGCATGGGCTGGCCACGCTGGTGATCCTCGGGCATGTCGCCCGCGCGGATGTCCTCGAGGTGCTGCAGAGTGCCCTGATGCCTGCTTAG
- the thpR gene encoding RNA 2',3'-cyclic phosphodiesterase, translated as MRLFAAIRPPEAALDHLESALAPLHAGAGDRLRWLPREQLHLTVAFYGDVPDGAAPDLQTALASAVAGSGELRLALRGAGTFSSRNLWVGLAGQVQDLRELMAVCAQAPLTAGGEARPPRPHLTVARAGRRARELDVRPLARALAVYSGPEWTADQVRLVSSRLGEGPGGSVAHEVIGAVDL; from the coding sequence ATGAGGCTGTTCGCCGCGATCCGGCCGCCGGAGGCGGCGCTAGACCACCTGGAGAGTGCACTCGCCCCGCTGCATGCCGGGGCCGGGGACCGGCTGCGCTGGCTCCCGCGGGAGCAGCTGCACCTCACCGTCGCCTTCTATGGGGACGTGCCCGACGGCGCAGCACCCGATCTGCAGACCGCGCTGGCTTCCGCAGTGGCTGGCTCGGGCGAGTTGCGGTTGGCGCTGCGCGGGGCCGGGACGTTCTCCTCTCGGAACCTGTGGGTCGGTCTGGCCGGCCAGGTGCAGGATCTGCGGGAGCTGATGGCGGTGTGCGCCCAGGCCCCGCTGACAGCCGGCGGCGAAGCGCGCCCACCCCGCCCGCATCTGACCGTTGCGCGGGCTGGCCGCCGGGCCCGCGAGCTGGACGTGCGCCCGCTGGCGCGGGCGCTCGCGGTGTACTCCGGACCGGAGTGGACTGCCGACCAGGTCCGGCTCGTCTCCTCCCGTCTGGGTGAAGGACCAGGGGGCAGTGTGGCGCACGAGGTGATCGGCGCCGTCGACCTCTAG
- a CDS encoding ATP-dependent DNA ligase, with translation MDLPLDLPIQPMLAKAAKTIPAADAVDGGYAYEPKWDGFRGIILRDGDEIEIASRGAKPLTRYFPELVAAIAEHLPTRCAIDGEIVVRSGEPGAQRLDWEALSQRIHPAESRITRLAAETPAEFVAFDLLALGERDYLEEPLHARRAGLEEVFASVDPSAPIHLTRITDDPQQAEQWFETFEGAGLDGVVAKPRDGLYQPGKRAMIKVKHARTAEAVLVGYRVHKSGQGVGSLLLGMYTDDGDLVNVGGIAAFTNARRLELVEELEPLVRRDADGTIEAAATDRSRFSASKDVSFVPLRPERVVEVAFDQLEGMRFRHAVTFLRWRPDREPRSCTLDQVDRAVAYDLAEVLTR, from the coding sequence ATGGACCTGCCCCTGGACCTGCCCATCCAGCCCATGCTCGCCAAGGCGGCGAAGACGATCCCGGCGGCCGACGCCGTCGACGGTGGTTACGCCTACGAACCGAAGTGGGACGGCTTCCGCGGCATCATCCTGCGCGACGGGGACGAGATCGAGATCGCCTCCCGCGGCGCCAAACCGCTCACCCGGTACTTCCCGGAGCTGGTCGCTGCGATCGCTGAGCACCTACCCACCCGGTGTGCGATCGACGGCGAGATCGTGGTGCGCAGCGGAGAACCCGGTGCGCAGCGGTTGGACTGGGAGGCGCTCTCCCAGCGGATCCACCCCGCCGAGTCCCGGATCACCCGGCTCGCCGCCGAGACTCCGGCCGAGTTCGTCGCCTTCGACCTGCTCGCCCTGGGGGAGAGGGACTACCTGGAGGAGCCGTTGCACGCCCGCCGGGCTGGGCTGGAGGAGGTGTTCGCGAGCGTCGATCCGAGCGCCCCGATCCACCTCACTCGGATCACCGATGATCCGCAGCAGGCCGAGCAGTGGTTCGAGACCTTCGAGGGTGCCGGGCTGGACGGGGTGGTGGCCAAGCCCCGGGACGGGCTCTACCAGCCGGGTAAACGGGCGATGATCAAGGTCAAGCATGCCCGCACGGCGGAGGCGGTGCTGGTCGGCTACCGGGTGCACAAGTCAGGGCAGGGGGTGGGCTCGCTGCTGCTCGGGATGTACACCGATGACGGTGACCTGGTGAATGTCGGCGGGATCGCCGCATTCACCAACGCTCGGCGGCTGGAGCTGGTGGAGGAGCTGGAGCCGCTGGTTCGCCGGGATGCCGACGGCACCATCGAGGCCGCGGCCACCGACCGGTCCCGGTTCTCCGCCAGCAAGGATGTCAGCTTCGTGCCGCTGCGCCCGGAACGGGTGGTGGAGGTGGCCTTCGACCAGCTGGAGGGGATGCGGTTCCGGCACGCGGTGACGTTCCTGCGCTGGCGCCCGGACCGTGAACCGCGCTCGTGCACCCTGGACCAGGTGGATCGCGCTGTGGCCTACGACCTCGCCGAGGTGCTCACCCGGTGA
- a CDS encoding type II toxin-antitoxin system VapB family antitoxin translates to MGLNIKNERTHALVRELADLTGASQTSAVEDAVRRRIEQVRSVDGVHDGTVAEVLRIATDFQHLLTDEQRLALADADSDLYDDAGLPR, encoded by the coding sequence ATGGGCCTCAACATTAAGAACGAGCGCACTCACGCACTGGTCAGAGAGTTGGCGGATCTCACCGGCGCCAGCCAGACCAGCGCAGTGGAGGATGCCGTGCGTCGACGGATTGAGCAGGTGCGGTCCGTCGACGGTGTGCACGACGGCACTGTCGCCGAGGTCCTGCGTATTGCTACGGACTTTCAACACCTCCTCACTGACGAGCAGCGTCTGGCATTGGCTGATGCCGACAGTGACCTCTACGACGACGCGGGGCTGCCGCGGTGA
- a CDS encoding type II toxin-antitoxin system VapC family toxin, translating to MIVDTSALIAVLLGEDDAPVFARLLAARPVRISAATLVEARIVIESRVGPAARRRLEDLLHTIQAEVVPVDEEQAFVASEAYRDYGRGSGHAAGLNFGDCFSYALATTRREELLYKGEDLGHTDIRRAAR from the coding sequence GTGATCGTCGATACGTCGGCGCTCATCGCCGTGCTCCTCGGTGAGGATGACGCGCCGGTGTTCGCTCGGTTGTTGGCGGCGCGTCCGGTGCGGATCTCGGCTGCGACGCTGGTGGAGGCGCGCATCGTGATCGAGAGCCGTGTCGGTCCGGCGGCACGACGACGACTGGAGGATCTGCTTCATACCATCCAGGCAGAGGTGGTGCCGGTGGACGAGGAGCAGGCGTTCGTGGCGAGTGAGGCATACCGCGACTACGGCCGAGGCAGCGGCCACGCCGCGGGCCTGAATTTCGGTGACTGCTTCAGTTACGCCTTGGCGACGACCAGGCGCGAGGAACTTCTGTACAAGGGTGAGGACCTCGGTCACACCGATATCAGGCGAGCGGCCCGGTAA
- the ligD gene encoding non-homologous end-joining DNA ligase, producing MASSAKMLDVPGPDGDRQVRISSPDREIWPGITKWDLAGYTAAVGSAQLRALGDRPVTLQRFPQGVSGEEFFSKNPPRGTPEWSRTVMCTYPSGRQHPQLVIDEPATAVWAVQMNTVTFHPWPVRTANTDNPDELRIDLDPQPGRSFADIIEAAGALAELLRELKLTPWVKTSGSRGLHVYARIATDYEFLDVRHGVIAIARELERRLPDLVTTAWWKEERGVKIFVDFNQANRDRTIASAYSPRPLDGAPVSMPVRWADLGEIATGDFTVRTVPGLLESDGDAWAGIDDAVGNLEPALAMWEADLERGLGEMPFPPEYPKMPGEPPRVQPSKKVAEHWDDAGERIEG from the coding sequence ATGGCCTCCTCTGCGAAGATGCTGGACGTTCCCGGTCCGGACGGTGACCGGCAGGTACGCATCTCCTCCCCGGACCGGGAGATCTGGCCCGGCATCACCAAATGGGACCTGGCGGGCTACACCGCCGCTGTCGGGTCGGCGCAGCTGCGCGCACTCGGCGATCGACCGGTCACGCTGCAGCGGTTCCCGCAAGGCGTCAGCGGAGAGGAGTTCTTCTCCAAGAACCCGCCGCGCGGCACTCCCGAGTGGTCCCGCACGGTGATGTGCACCTACCCCAGCGGGCGCCAGCACCCGCAACTGGTGATCGACGAACCGGCCACTGCCGTGTGGGCGGTGCAGATGAACACCGTCACGTTCCACCCGTGGCCGGTGCGCACGGCGAACACGGACAACCCGGATGAGCTGCGCATCGACCTCGATCCCCAGCCCGGACGGTCCTTCGCCGACATCATCGAGGCCGCCGGGGCGCTGGCCGAGCTGCTTCGCGAGCTGAAGCTGACCCCCTGGGTGAAGACCAGCGGCAGCCGCGGGTTGCACGTCTACGCCCGGATCGCCACGGACTACGAGTTCCTGGATGTGCGCCACGGGGTGATCGCGATCGCCCGCGAGCTCGAGCGGCGGCTGCCGGATCTGGTCACCACGGCCTGGTGGAAGGAGGAGCGCGGAGTGAAGATCTTCGTGGACTTCAACCAGGCGAACCGGGACCGCACCATCGCCTCCGCCTACAGCCCCCGGCCGCTGGACGGGGCGCCGGTCTCGATGCCGGTGCGCTGGGCGGACCTGGGCGAGATCGCCACCGGCGACTTCACCGTGCGCACAGTGCCCGGTCTGCTCGAATCCGACGGCGACGCCTGGGCCGGGATCGACGATGCCGTCGGGAATCTGGAACCGGCGCTGGCGATGTGGGAGGCAGACCTCGAAAGGGGCCTGGGCGAGATGCCGTTCCCGCCGGAGTACCCGAAGATGCCGGGCGAGCCGCCGCGGGTGCAGCCGTCCAAGAAGGTCGCCGAGCACTGGGACGACGCCGGCGAGCGGATCGAGGGCTGA